In Trifolium pratense cultivar HEN17-A07 linkage group LG7, ARS_RC_1.1, whole genome shotgun sequence, a genomic segment contains:
- the LOC123899814 gene encoding BRAP2 RING ZnF UBP domain-containing protein 2: MWSSSKVSEEDCCFSTTSLFNFSSGNPRIEETRGLMHVFPHESPPSLPIERKPLACVVGVPNHMTYADFCQFCGSFIQHMLELRIVRMDNMEDRYSVLIRFDDQNSTDAFYTHYNGRRFSSLEVEVCRVVFTIDVQYTGSIEHAQPSNATSTEQPTCPVCLERLDQDTSGILTTICNHSFHCSCISKWADSSCPVCRYCQQQAEKSICFVCQTTENLWICVICGFVGCGRYKGGHAIIHWKETQHCYSLEVETKRVWDYVGDNYVHRLIQSKTDGKLVELNSHCMHADSGCGSCGDNAMREAILNSKVEAIVSEYNELLATQLENQKLYFESLLQQVEQETEGKISVAVQKAVSLKQQKIQSKIDRCNKEKKFLDELNDNLLKNEEIWKAKILEIEEREKKALKLTDDKITGLEKKLSNLMICLEGGTTVEQLPLSNDTNGGTVSDISKGSSST, translated from the exons ATGTGGAGTTCAAGCAAAGTCTCCGAAGAAGATTGTTGTTTCTCAACAACAAGTCTCTTCAATTTCTCTTCTGGAAACCCTAGAATCGAAGAAACTCGCGGCCTCATGCACGTCTTCCCACACGAATCTCCTCCTTCTCTTCCG ATTGAACGTAAGCCATTGGCGTGTGTTGTTGGAGTACCAAATCACATGACTTATGCTGATTTTTGCCAGTTTTGTGGTTCTTTTATTCAACATATGCTTGAATTGCGTATTGTTAGAATGGATAATATGGAAGATCGTTACAGTGTTTTGATTCGTTTTGATGACCAAAATTCTACTGATGCGTTCTACACTCATTACAATGGTCGACGTTTCTCTTCTCTTGAG GTTGAAGTGTGCCGTGTTGTTTTCACCATAGATGTACAGTATACTGGCTCAATTGAACATGCACAACCATCCAATGCTACTTCAACTGAACAGCCTACATGTCCAGTTTGCCTTG AGCGATTAGATCAAGACACGAGTGGAATTCTTACAACTATATGCAATCATTCTTTTCATTGTTCCTGTATTTCAAAATGGGCAGATTCTTCTTGTCCT GTATGCCGCTATTGCCAACAGCAAGCTGAAAAATCTATATGTTTCGTTTGTCAAACCACGGAGAACCTTTGGATATGTGTTATATGTGGGTTTGTTGGCTGTGGAAG ATATAAAGGAGGGCATGCTATAATACACTGGAAAGAAACACAGCATTGCTATTCCTTAGAAGTGGAAACCAAGCGTGTTTGGGATTATGTGGGAGACAACTATGTTCATAGACTTATTCAGTCCAAAACTGATGGGAAGTTAGTTGAGCTGAACTCTCACTGCATGCATGCAGACAGTGGATGTGGTAGCTGTGGAGATAATGCCATGAGAGAGGCTATACTTAATAGTAAAGTCGAAGCT ATTGTCAGCGAGTACAATGAATTGCTTGCTACTCAACTTGAAAACCAAAAATTG TATTTTGAATCCTTATTACAACAAGTAGAACAAGAAACTGAAGGAAAAATTTCTGTAGCTGTTCAGAAGGCTGTCAGTCTTAAACAACAGAAGATTCAGTCCAAGATTGATAGATGTAACAAAGAGAAGAAATTTCTGGACGAG CTTAATGACAATCTTTTGAAAAACGAGGAGATTTGGAAAGCCAAGATACTCGAGATTGAAGAGAG GGAGAAAAAAGCTTTAAAACTGACTGATGATAAGATAACGGGCCTAGAAAAGAAG CTTAGTAACCTCATGATTTGTCTTGAGGGTGGGACGACGGTAGAACAGCTGCCATTGTCAAATGATACAAATGGTGGAACTGTCTCTGACATTTCAAAAGGATCCTCGTCAACTTGA
- the LOC123899812 gene encoding mediator of RNA polymerase II transcription subunit 15a-like isoform X1, translating to MQYQVHNQWQQHPILLPNQPQSLQQQYLYQEQLYQSQKPLPETSSNSMDSTAQTRQPSGGDWQEEVYRKIKAMKESYLTELSEMYQKIATKLQQHDSLTHQPKSDKIEKLKVFKMMLEHLITFLQVSKSNISPSLKEKLGSYEKQIINFINTIRPRNMSPLQPGQLPPPHMHSMSQTQSQVTQVQLHENQMNNQLQTTNIQGPGATMQQNNMTSMQHSSLSGVSSAQQLISQIQSQLAQLQLGLQQQPESYASTQVNGLKLQVNGLESEMAN from the exons ATGCAGTATCAAGTTCACAATCAATGGCAGCAACATCCTATTCTTTTGCCCAATCAGCCCCAGTCACTCCAACAACAGTATCTGTACCAAGAGCAGTTATATCAATCACAAAAACCCCTTCCAGAAACTTCGTCAA ATTCTATGGATTCAACAGCACAGACTCGACAGCCAAGCGGGGGTGATTGGCaagaagaagtatatcgaaAA ATCAAAGCTATGAAAGAGAGCTACTTGACAGAGCTTAGTGAGATGTATCAGAAAATCGCAACGAAACTTCAGCAG caTGATTCTCTTACCCACCAACCGAAGTCGGATAAGATTGAAAAGCTTAAGGTATTTAAAatgatgttggaacatcttataACCTTCCTTCAGGTTTCCAAGAGCAACATCTCACCTAGTTTAAAGGAGAAACTGGGTTCATATGAGAAGCAGATTATAAATTTCATAAATACAATTAGACCTAGGAATATGTCTCCATTGCAACCGGGGCAGCTTCCCCCACCTCACATGCACTCAATGTCACAGACGCAGTCCCAAGTTACTCAAGTGCAATTGCATGAAAATCAAATGAATAATCAGTTGCAAACAACAAATATCCAAGGCCCTGGAGCAACAATGCAGCAGAATAATATGACGAGCATGCAGCATAGCTCTCTGTCAGGTGTATCGTCAGCACAGCAATTGATATCACAGATTCAATCTCAGCTTGCACAATTGCAACTGGGTTTGCAACAACAACCAGAGAGCTATGCTAGTACCCAAGTCAATGGTTTAAAGCTGCAAGTGAATGGTCTTGAGTCCGAGATGGCCAACTAA
- the LOC123899811 gene encoding 3-isopropylmalate dehydrogenase, chloroplastic-like gives MVTCLQTQLLHTPFQFRSSSSKKPTSLRCSAATSSTKKSYKITLLPGDGIGPEVVSVAKDVLLLTGSIHGIKLEFQEKLLGGAALDATGVPLPDDTLSVAKQSDAVLLGAIGGYKWDKNEKHLKPETGLLQLREGLRVFANLRPATVFPQLVDASTLKREIAEGVDLMVVRELTGGIYFGKPRGFGTNENGEETGFNTEIYAAHEIDRIARVAFNIARKRGGKLCSVDKANVLEASMFWRKRVVALAQEYPDVELSHMYVDNAAMQLVRYPKQFDTIVTNNIFGDILSDEASMITGSIGMLPSASLGDSGPGLFEPIHGSAPDIAGQDKANPFATVLSAAMLLKYGLGEVEAAERIESAVLETLNRGFRTADIYSAGTKLVGCKQLGEEILKSVESHAPAAAAV, from the exons ATGGTAACTTGTCTTCAAACACAACTTCTCCACACACCCTTTCAGTTTCGCTCTTCCTCGTCGAAAAAACCAACTTCCTTAAGATGTTCCGCCGCCACCTCTTCCAccaaaaaatcctacaaaatcACTCTTCTTCCCGGCGACGGCATAGGTCCCGAAGTTGTTTCCGTCGCTAAAGACGTTCTTCTCCTCACTGGATCCATCCATG gGATTAAATTAGAGTTCCAAGAGAAGCTTTTGGGTGGTGCTGCTCTTGATGCTACTGGAGTTCCTTTACCTGATGATACTCTTTCTGTTGCTAAGCAATCTGATGCTGTTCTTCTTGGTGCTATTGGAGg gtATAAATGGGATAAAAATGAGAAACATTTGAAGCCAGAGACTGGATTGCTTCAGCTAAGAGAAGGGCTTCGAGTTTTTGCTAATCTTAGACCGGCAACTGTGTTTCCGCAG TTAGTGGATGCTTCAACTTTGAAGAGAGAGATTGCTGAGGGGGTTGATCTCATGGTTGTAAGGGAACTAACTGGAG GTATCTATTTTGGAAAACCAAGGGGCTTTGGTACCAATGAAAATGGTGAAGAGACTGGCTTTAATACTGAGATTTATGCTGCACATGAG ATTGATCGCATTGCTCGTGTTGCATTTAACATTGCTCGGAAGCGTGGTGGGAAACTTTGCTCTGTTGACAAAGCCAATGTACTAGAG GCATCCATGTTTTGGAGGAAAAGAGTTGTGGCATTAGCACAAGAATATCCTGATGTTGAGCTCTCACACATGTATGTTGATAATGCAGCAATGCAACTAGTTCGCTATCCAAAACAG TTTGACACTATTGTAACAAACAACATTTTTGGCGATATATTATCTGACGAGGCTTCAATGATCACTGGAAGTATTGGGATGCTTCCTTCTGCCAGCCTTGGTGATTCG GGACCTGGACTTTTTGAACCTATACATGGTTCTGCACCTGATATTGCCGGACAG GACAAGGCAAACCCATTTGCTACTGTTCTTAGTGCTGCTATGCTTTTGAAATATGGCCTTGGAGAAGTAGAGGCTGCTGAAAGAATAGAGAGTGCAGTTCTCGAGACACTGAACAGGGGATTTCGAACTGCTGACATATATTCTGCCGGGACA AAGCTGGTAGGATGCAAACAATTAGGCGAAGAGATACTTAAGTCTGTTGAATCTCATGCTCCCGCTGCTGCAGCAGTGTGA
- the LOC123899812 gene encoding mediator of RNA polymerase II transcription subunit 15a-like isoform X2, which translates to MSMSSDSMDSTAQTRQPSGGDWQEEVYRKIKAMKESYLTELSEMYQKIATKLQQHDSLTHQPKSDKIEKLKVFKMMLEHLITFLQVSKSNISPSLKEKLGSYEKQIINFINTIRPRNMSPLQPGQLPPPHMHSMSQTQSQVTQVQLHENQMNNQLQTTNIQGPGATMQQNNMTSMQHSSLSGVSSAQQLISQIQSQLAQLQLGLQQQPESYASTQVNGLKLQVNGLESEMAN; encoded by the exons ATGTCAATGTCGTCAG ATTCTATGGATTCAACAGCACAGACTCGACAGCCAAGCGGGGGTGATTGGCaagaagaagtatatcgaaAA ATCAAAGCTATGAAAGAGAGCTACTTGACAGAGCTTAGTGAGATGTATCAGAAAATCGCAACGAAACTTCAGCAG caTGATTCTCTTACCCACCAACCGAAGTCGGATAAGATTGAAAAGCTTAAGGTATTTAAAatgatgttggaacatcttataACCTTCCTTCAGGTTTCCAAGAGCAACATCTCACCTAGTTTAAAGGAGAAACTGGGTTCATATGAGAAGCAGATTATAAATTTCATAAATACAATTAGACCTAGGAATATGTCTCCATTGCAACCGGGGCAGCTTCCCCCACCTCACATGCACTCAATGTCACAGACGCAGTCCCAAGTTACTCAAGTGCAATTGCATGAAAATCAAATGAATAATCAGTTGCAAACAACAAATATCCAAGGCCCTGGAGCAACAATGCAGCAGAATAATATGACGAGCATGCAGCATAGCTCTCTGTCAGGTGTATCGTCAGCACAGCAATTGATATCACAGATTCAATCTCAGCTTGCACAATTGCAACTGGGTTTGCAACAACAACCAGAGAGCTATGCTAGTACCCAAGTCAATGGTTTAAAGCTGCAAGTGAATGGTCTTGAGTCCGAGATGGCCAACTAA
- the LOC123896700 gene encoding uncharacterized protein LOC123896700: protein MDQSWENWPLHSEFGDDEEFLRDIILQPPVTYSGSSLSSSSNEMDGSDWSGKKVHNPSTTLSSNTPSPRTFILSFDKSTIIPATTTQDEDEDEEKEEPRIKSRSCGKSNNDNKRSLELPKVKVSSSTKSGKKSRSDSQCMDHIMAERKRRLEIAQKFIALSATIPGLKKTDKTSILCEAINYVKVLQERVKELEEPNKKSKESTINLKTNEKSVVDVKARVLGNEVLIEMHCEKENGIELKILNHLQNLHLIVTASTVFPFGNSNLGFTIVAQMGDGYKLTVDDLVKTLQQVPLINMRRRKETINKLEFGHKLQEMDIENWLEMCQEEDYLGDYMVHDQLSLEAPAMAGAATENTLQEICHIPSVVSSEMTKQLPHPSTSSKTCTVPFDNSAVIPLKSSVISSKPPRPPCSAKKRTSEKLKSSEAKAITKEGEKKIMVERKRRLELAHMFKELSATIPRFKKTDKASIVMGAINHVEQLKKRVKELEQQNNRGKEPITLHNELLPYVKAKVLDKNILIYINCEKQNGIELNILEMLENLHLFVTSTSVLPFGSSTLGITIIAKMDDAYKMKMVDLVDNIRQLLSNGSANHPT from the exons ATGGACCAATCTTGGGAAAATTGGCCTCTTCATTCg GAATTTGGTGATGATGAAGAATTTTTGAGAGACATAATATTGCAGCCACCTGTTACATATTCTGGAAGCAGTTTATCATCATCTTCTAATGAGATGGACGGTTCAGATTGGTCAGGAAAAAAGGTTCATAACCCTTCAACAACGTTGTCAAGTAACACTCCTAGTCCTAGGacatttattttgtcttttgatAAATCAACAATAATACCAGCTACTACTACacaagatgaagatgaagatgaagaaaaagaagaaccACGAATTAAAAGTAGAAGCTGTGGAAAATCTAATAATGATAATAAGAGGAGTTTGGAATTACCAAAAGTGAAAGTGAGTAGTAGTAcaaaaagtggaaaaaaaagTAGAAGTGATTCTCAGTGTATGGATCACATTATGGCTGAGAGAAAAAGGAGATTGGAAATAGCACAAAAGTTCATTGCACTTTCAGCTACTATTCCTGGCTTGAAGAAG ACGGACAAGACCTCTATACTTTGCGAAGCAATTAATTATGTGAAGGTACTTCAAGAACGTGTGAAGGAGCTAGAGGAACCAAACAAGAAGAGCAAAGAATCAacaataaacctaaaaacaaATGAGAAATCAGTCGTTGATGTCAAAGCAAGAGTTTTGGGAAATGAGGTACTCATTGAGATGCATTGTGAGAAGGAAAATGGCATTGAGCTCAAAATATTGAACCATCTTCAAAATCTTCATTTGATTGTCACTGCAAGCACTGTATTTCCTTTTGGGAATTCAAATCTTGGCTTTACTATTGTTGCTCAG ATGGGTGATGGGTACAAATTGACAGTGGATGATCTGGTGAAAACCCTACAGCAAGTGCCTTTGATTAATATGAGGAGGA GGAAAGAGACCATCAATAAATTAGAATTCGGTCATAag TTACAGGAAATGGATATTGAAAATTGGTTGGAGATGTGCCAAGAAGAAGACTACCTTGGTGACTACATGGTACATGATCAATTGTCTTTAGAAGCCCCGGCCATGGCCGGGGCAGCCACAGAAaatacactacaagaaatttgCCACATACCATCGGTAGTTTCTAGTGAGATGACGAAGCAGCTACCTCATCCGTCCACATCCTCTAAAACTTGCACTGTCCCTTTTGATAATTCTGCAGTTATACCATTAAAATCATCTGTGATATCGTCCAAACCACCGCGTCCTCCATGTTCAGCAAAAAAGAGGACTTCTGAGAAACTAAAGAGCTCAGAAGCAAAAGCAATTACGAAAGAAGGAGAAAAGAAGATTATGGTAGAGAGGAAAAGGAGACTTGAACTCGCACACATGTTCAAAGAGCTTTCAGCTACAATTCCTCGCTTCAAGAAG acAGACAAAGCTTCTATAGTTATGGGAGCTATCAATCACGTGGAACAACTCAAAAAACGAGTGAAGGAGTTAGAACAGCAAAACAATAGAGGCAAAGAACCTATAACACTCCACAATGAATTGCTCCCTTATGTCAAAGCAAAAGTGTTGGACAAAAATATACTCATTTACATCAATTGTGAGAAACAAAATGGCATTGAACTCAACATATTAGAAATGCTTGAAAATCTTCATTTGTTTGTCACCAGCACCAGCGTATTGCCGTTTGGTAGTTCAACTCTTGGCATCACTATCATTGCCAAG ATGGACGATGCATACAAAATGAAGATGGTCGATCTAGTGGATAACATAAGGCAATTGTTGTCGAATGGTTCTGCAAATCATCCGACATGA